The Vicia villosa cultivar HV-30 ecotype Madison, WI linkage group LG1, Vvil1.0, whole genome shotgun sequence genome includes a region encoding these proteins:
- the LOC131653791 gene encoding APO protein 2, chloroplastic-like, which produces MILKVDEGDGYVGLNGDHMLNMATRVAVDGFEMVEVFYQLKLQWVCGYCPEIHVGPNGTKAQNCGAHKHQQRNGQHGWQSAVLNDLIPPRFVWHVPDVNGPPLERELRNFYGQAPAVVEICIQAGAELPEQYKSTMRLDVGIPSTLQEAEMVV; this is translated from the exons ATGATATTGAAG GTTGATGAAGGAGATGGTTATGTAGGTTTGAATGGTGACCATATGTTAAACATG GCGACGAGAGTGGCTGTGGATGGATTCGAAATGGTTGAAGTGTTTTATCAACTAAAATTACAATG GGTCTGTGGATATTGCCCTGAAATTCATGTTGGTCCCAACGGAACCAAAGCTCAAAACTGTGGGGCACACAAACACCAACAACGCAATGGGCAGCATGGTTGGCAATCTGCAGTGCTCAATGACTTAATACCGCCGAGATTTGTGTGGCATGTTCCCGATGTAAACGGACCACCGCTGGAACGAGAGCTTAGGAATTTCTATGGACAGGCTCCAGCTGTAGTTGAAATATGCATTCAGGCTGGTGCTGAGTTACCAGAACAATATAAATCAACCATGCGCCTTGATGTTGGGATCCCTTCAACTCTTCAAGAAGCTGAAATGGTAGTTTGA